In Candidatus Paceibacterota bacterium, the sequence TTTTTTGAAGCTTTGATAAAACTGGGCATTGAAACCAGGGTCAGGGATCTGCAGGAGTTTTTCGGAGGATTAAAAAAAGCTGACTGGGATGTCGGCATTACGGTTGACGCTATAAGAATCTCCCAGAGCTGCGATGCTATTGTTTTGTGCTCAGGGGACGGCGACTTCTTCCAATTAGTGGAATATCTGAAAAACCAAGGAAAAAGAGTGGAAGTTGTTGCTTTCGGCAAATCATCTTCTTCCAAGCTGAGAGAATCAGTTGATGAATTCGTTGATTTGGAAGAAAATCTGGACAAATATTTATTAAAAACAAGATAATGTTCAATGAATTTTTAATAGTCGAAGAGATAAATCTCTTCTTAATTCGCTAACGCTCATGAAAAAAGAAACTTTTAAATTAGAAATCGGCGGCAAAGAGTTAAAGGTTGAAATCAGCAACTTGGCTGAACAAGCTTCGGGCAGCGTTTTGGTTCAATACGGAGAAACTACTGTTTTGGCCACGGCTGTCATGTCTGACTTTGAACGGGAAGGAATTGATTTTTTCCCTTTGACTGTTGAATACGAAGAAAGATATTATGCTGCCGGCAAGATATTAGGTTCAAGATATCTACGCAGAGAAAGCCGGCCTTCAGACGAAGCTATTCTAACTGCCAGATTCATCGACAGGGCGATAAGGCCCCGTTTTCCTAAAAACCTGAAAAGAGAAATCCAA encodes:
- a CDS encoding NYN domain-containing protein, translated to MVIKHSGQRVAVLIDVQNLYHSAKNLHGARVNFGAILKVAVSNRNLIRAFAYVVKTKTGEEKPFFEALIKLGIETRVRDLQEFFGGLKKADWDVGITVDAIRISQSCDAIVLCSGDGDFFQLVEYLKNQGKRVEVVAFGKSSSSKLRESVDEFVDLEENLDKYLLKTR